CGTCATCAGTTGGAGCAAGAGCTGAAAACCCGGCGGCGACTCATGGAGCGCATCATCCACACCGAAGAGGCCGTACGCAAAGACATCGCGCGCGAACTGCACGATGACATCGGCCAAAACATCACCGCCATTCAGATTCAGGCCATGCTGGTAAAACACAGCGCGCCGGCCGATGCGGCTCAGCATGCTGCCGGACAAATCAGCGAGCTGTCGCGGCGCATCCACCACACCACCCGCCAGCTTCTGCGCCAGCTGCGTCCACCGGTGCTGGATGAAATGGTGTTGGATAAAGCGCTGCATCATCTGGCGGATGAATTTGCCTTTTCGGCTCGCGGTATCCAGTTTCAGCTGGATTATCAGCTCCCCACGCCTCCGCATGATGACGTAGTGGTTTTCACCCTTTACCGGCTGGTGCAGGAACTGCTTAACAACATCAACAAGCACGCCAGCGCCACACAGATTACGGTTCGGCTTTCCCAACAGGATGACCTGATTACGCTCGACGTCATTGATAACGGCGTGGGCATCGCACAAGACAGGTCGCCTCCGACAGGCGGTGGCTTTGGCCTGCGGGGCATCGAGGAGCGCGTACAGGCGTTGGGTGGTCACTGGCTGGTAAAAGCCTCCACCATTGGCGACGCTGCCACGCCGCGCGGTACGCACATAATTGTTAACTTGCCCACAAAATTTAAACAAAAAGACAATTAGCTAGGAATTATTCCTAGCCACCTAAAACCTTGTCTCATCCTTTTTCATTCACATCCCCCTACTCTTCTCTCAACGCGATGGAGAACCCCATGCAGGCACCCATGTTTCCAGCGGGACAGCTTTCACCAACACAAATCAGCCGGCGTTATCGCTACTGGCGATCACGGTTGCTGATTTCCATGGTCATCGGGTACGCCACGTTTTACCTGACGCGTAAAAGCATCAACTTCGTCATGCCGGTGATGCAGTTGGAATTAGGGTTAAGCAAAGGCGATATCGGTCTACTAGGGACGCTGTTTTATCTCTGTTATGGCGCGTCCAAGTTTATTTCAGGCATCGTGTGCGATCGCAGTCAGGTGCGCTGGTTTATGGGTGTCGGACTGATGATTACCGGCGTTCTGAACATTCTGTTCATGTACTGCCAGTCGCTCACGGGTTTGCTGATTGTTTGGGCGCTGAATGGGTTCTTTCAGGGCTGGGGATGGCCGCCTTGCGCCAGACTGCTGAGCAGTTGGTATTCGCGCAATGAGCGCGGCCTCTGGTGGGGGTGCTGGAATACGTCGATCAATATCGGCGGTGCGGCGGTTCCCCTGCTGGCGGGCTATCTGGCCTCTGAATGGGGGTGGCAGGCGGCGCTGCTGGTACCGGGCATCATCGGCATTGTGATTGGTCTGTGGCTGTGTTGGCAGCTGTGCGATAAACCGCAACAGCAGGGATTGCCCAGCGTCGGCGAGTGGCGGCGCGATGCGCTGGAGCTTCGTCAGGAGCAGCAGAGCCCGCCGATGCCAATGCGCCAGATTCTGCGCGATGCGATTTTGCGTAACCGTACCATCTGGCTACTCGGGTTTTCCTACATTCTGGTGTACCTGATTCGCATCGCACTGAATGACTGGGGGAACATCTGGCTGTCAGAGAGCCACGGTTTCAACCTGCTCAGCGCGAACGCCACGCTGTCGCTGTTTGAACTGGGCGGATTGATGGGGGCGCTGTTTGCCGGTTGGGGTTCGGACCTGCTGTTTCGTGGTCAACGCGCACCGATGATTTTGCTGTTTGCATTAGGGTTGTTTTTAACCATGACCGCGCTGTGGCTGGCACCGATTCACCACTATTCACTGCTCGCGGCCTGTTTCTTCAGTATCGGTTTTTTTGTTTTTGGACCACAGATGTTGATTGGTCTGGCTGCGACGGAATACAGCCATAAGGATGCCGCAGGCACGGTGACAGGTTTTCTGGCGTTGTTTGCCTATCTGGGGGCAGCGCTGGCGGGCTGGCCGCTGGCACAGGTGCTGCAACACTACGGATGGTCGGGATTTTTTACTCTGCTGGCGTTGGCTTCAGCCTGCATCGGACTGTTATTGATGCCGCTGCTGATGGCAGGTGTCAGCCGCCGGGAACGTTTGATGACATCAAAATAGCAATAACAATCGATAACTATACCCTAAATAATTCGAGTTTCAGGAAGGCGGCGACACAGCGAATCCCCAGGAGCTTACTCAGGTAAGTGACTGGGGTGAGCGAGGAAAGCCAACGCACATGCAACTTGAAGTATGACGGGGATATACTAAGGAAAACATCATGAAACTGAGTACCTTAACTACCCTCATCGCCGCTGGACTGACCGTTGCTGCTGTTACCACCACCACCGCTCGGGCGGAAGGTCGCCTGGTCATTTACTGTAGCGCCACCAACGCCTTCTGCGAGGAAGAAGCCAAGGCCTTCGGTGAGAAATACAACGTTAAAACCTCCTTTATCCGCAACGGTTCCGGCAGCACGCTGGCGAAAGTCGATGCAGAAAAGAAAAACCCGCAGGCTGACGTCTGGTACGGCGGCACGCTGGATCCGCAATCTCAAGCGGGCGAAATGGATCTGCTGGAACCCTATCAGTCTAAAAACCTTGAGCAGATCATGCCGCAGTTCCGCGACCCCGCCAAACGTAAAGGCAACTACTCGTCAGCCGTTTACGTCGGTATTCTCGGCTTCGGCGTCAACACCGATCGCCTGAAAGAGAAAAACCTGCCCGTTCCACAGTGCTGGAAAGATCTAACCAACCCGGTCTACAAAGGCGAAATCCAGATTGCCGATCCACAAAGCTCCGGTACGGCCTATACCGCACTGGCGACCTTCTCCCAGCTGTGGGGACAGGATCAGGCCTTTGATTACCTGAAAAAACTGAATACCAACGTGTCGCAGTACACCAAATCCGGTATTGCCCCGGCACGTAACACTGCACGTGGCGAAACCGCTATCGGCATCGGCTTCCTGCATGACTACTCGCTGGAAAAAGAGAAAGGCGCACCGCTGACGCTGATCTCCCCGTGTGAAGGTACTGGCTATGAAATTGGCGGCGTCAGCATCCTGAAAGGCGCGCGCGCAATATGGATAACGCCAAGCTGTTCGTTGACTGGGCGCTGTCAAAAGAAGCACAGGAACTCTCCTGGAAGAAAGGCCAGTCCTACCAGATTCTGACCAACACCACCGCAGAAGCCTCTCCGCTGTCTCTGAAGTTGCAGGATCTGAAACTGATCAACTACGACATGGACAAATACGGTGCAGCAGACGTGCGTAAAGAGCTGATTTCCAAGTGGGTTAACGAAGTCAAAATGGGTCAATAATTTCGATTCGTTGCCCTTGATTCATTGACCTTTATTGATTGCAAAAATAATGGGAACACGGCGGCAAAGCTTGCTCGCATTTCGCTTAACGCCGTGTTCTCAGCATCGCTAATTAACCATTACTCAATATTATTCACCAACCAATACCTGTGACGATTCAATCTTATAAAACAACGCTATAAAGCACCAGGGAACCTTATGTCACACACACTAACTCTTTCACCGACGCCTAAGCGGGATCCTGTATTCCTGTGGCTGTCGCTGATTGCAGCAACCTTTTTGCTGCTGCCAGCGTGGAGCCTGGATTACGGCCTGCTGGATGCCTCACGCGATGAACTGCTAGCGGCCTACAGCTGGTCGAGCCTGAATATCAGCCTGCTGTGGTTCCTGCTTCCAGTAGGACTGCTGGTACGTCCACTGCTTACGCCCGGTCGGGAACAGCGTGGCCGCCACCGTTTTGATGCGGCTTACGCGTTGTTCTGTGCCCTTTTCGTGGTCATCAGTGCCACGGTGGAAGGTCGCGGAATGGGCTATGGCACCATCGCACTGTTTGTCGCGCTGAGTGCGATTATTACGCTGGCGCTATCGCGGCTGGACTGGCTGGGTGGCGATCGCTTCGTCATCGGCTCGCTCATCAGCATCATCGCGCTAATTGGCGTCTTTATCCTTTACCCCAGCATCGCAATCTTTATTCCGATGTTCACCAACGACAGTGGGGAATTCGCGCCGCTGGCATTTATGCAGATTTTGGGGCAGACGCACATCTTACGGGTGATCTGGAACTCATTCCTGCTGTCGGTTGCCGTCGGTATCGGCTGTACCTTCTTCGGTATGGTGCTGGCGATTTATACCTCGCGTATTGCCCGCCGCTCCGCGATTATTGGCCGCATTTTCTCCATTCTGCCTATCGTTACGCCACCGTTTGTCGTCGGGTTAGGCGTGACGCTGATGATGGGCCGCTCCGGTTACATGACCGAGCTGATGGTAGATTGGTTCGGGCTGACGAACACCAACTGGCTGTACGGTTTTACCGGCATCTGGCTGGCGCAGGTGCTCGCCTTCACGCCAATGTCATTTATGATTCTGGAAGGCGCGATGAAGACAATTCATCCGTCACTGGAAGAAGCGTCGTACACGCTGCGTGCTAACCGTTACCAAACCTTTCAGCGGGTTTTCCTGCCCTTGCTGAAACCAGCGCTCGCCAACTCGTTCCTGATCGTGATCGTCCAGTCGCTGGCTGATTTCAGTAACCCACTGGTGCTGGGCGGTAACTTCGACGTACTCGCGACGCAGATTTACTTCTACATCACTGGCGCACAGTTGGATTACCAGTCAGCCAGTACGCTCGGCGTTGTCCTACTCGTGTTCTCACTGGGCGTGTTCTGCGTGCAATATCTGTGGATCGGTAAACGCTCCTACGTGACGATTTCCGGCAAATCCTCTCGGGGTGATGTACAGCCGCTGCCCGTTTCGCTGGTGTGGATCGTCAGCATTCTGCTCTATGTCTGGATTGCCTTTAACGTCCTGCTGTACGGCAGCATTTTCTACGGCAGCTTTACCGTTAACTGGGGCGTGGATTACACCCTGACGCTGGCAAACTTCAGCAAGCTGTTCGGACAAGGCTTTAGCGACGGCGCCTGGCCTTCCCTGCTGGATACGCTGCTGTTCGCGGGTATCGCCGCACCGATTACGGCACTGTTCGGGCTGCTTATCGCCTACATCGTGGTGCGCCAGCAGTTCTACGGCAAGAAGGCTATCGAGTTCACCACCATGCTGTGCTTTGCGGTGCCGGGCACCGTTGCCGGTGTGTCTTACATTCTGGCCTTTAACAGCGCGCCGGTTTACTTAACGGGAACCGCGGTGATCGTCATCATGTCGATGGTGATGCGTAACGTACCAGTCGGTATTCGTGCCGGTATCGCTGGGCTAGGACAGTTGGATAAATCACTGGACGAAGCGTCACTCAGCCTGCGTGCAGGTTCGATGCGCACGGTGTTTTATATTCTGCTACCGCTGCTGCGTCCGGCCATTTTGTCTGCGCTGATTTACAGCTTCGTACGCGCGATTACCACCGTCAGCGCCATTATCTTTCTGGTTACACCGGATACTCGCGTCGCCACGTCTTACATTCTTAACCGCGTGGAAGACGGTGAATACGGTATGGCGATTGCCTACGGTTCCATCCTGATTGTGGTCATGCTGGCCATTATTTTCCTGTTCGATTATCTGGTCGGTGAAGCGCGGGTTTCCCGCACGAAAGCCAAGAATAATGCCTAAGCGGAGTGATTACCTTGAATACTGAAAAAAGCTTTGTCGAACTGAAGCACATCACTAAACGCTTCGGCAACAATACCGTCATTGATGATTTGAATCTGGCGATCCCACAGGGAAAAATGGTCACGCTGTTAGGGCCATCAGGCTGCGGTAAAACCACGGTACTCCGAGCGGTTGCTGGATTGGAAAAACCGACAGAAGGCCAGATTTTCATCGATGGCGAAGACGTCACCGAGCGCTCCATTCAACAGCGTGATATCTGCATGGTGTTCCAGTCTTACGCCCTCTTCCCGCATATGTCGCTGGGGGAAAACATCGGTTACGGGCTGAAAATGCTTGGTCGTCCGAAGGCAGAAATCAATCAGCGTGTAAAAGAAGCGCTGGCGCTGGTCGACCTGGCAGGATTTGAAGATCGCTACGTCGACCAGATTTCTGGTGGACAGCAGCAGCGTGTCGCACTGGCGCGTGCGCTGATCCTCAAACCTAAAGTTCTGCTGTTCGATGAGCCGCTGAGTAACCTTGATGCCAACCTGCGCCGCAGCATGCGTGAGAAAATCCGTGAACTTCAGCAGCAGTTCAACATCACCTCGCTGTATGTTACGCACGATCAGAGCGAAGCCTTTGCGGTATCCGACATGGTTCTCGTGATGAACAAAGGCAAAATCATGCAGTTGGGTGCGCCGCAGGAGCTTTATCGCCAGCCGGCTTCCCGCTTCATGGCCAGCTTTATGGGAGATGCCAACATTTTCCCTGCCACCTTCACGGCAGACAGCGTGAATATCTACGGCTACCTCATTCCGCGTCCGCAGGGCTTTGCCGCCGGCTTAAGCGAATCGACCGTCGGTATTCGCCCGGAAGCCATTACGCTCAGCCAACAGGGTGACGAAAGCCAGCGCTGCACCATTACGCAGGTCGCCTACATGGGGCCGCAGTACGAAGTGCAGGTGGACTGGCATGGACAGTCGATGCTGTTGCAGGTTAACGCAACCCAGCTTCAACCGAATCCGGGCGACAGCTACTATCTGCAAATCCATCCTTACGGCATGTTTGTGTTGTCCGAGCAGTAAACATCGAGTAATCCTCCCTCAAACCGGGCGCGCTTGCACCCGGTTTTACTTTTTACAAACATCTAAAACGCCTACGAACGTCAGCGTCTCTTCGGTCTATTTTGATTGTGTCGGAATACATACGCCTGTTACGGATTCCCTGTGCGATTTGTTATGATGATGCTCTTTTACGCATAGAATCACGCACGGAATAGCCGCTATGAAACAGAAACCCATAACCTTAAACGATGTCGCCGAGTATGCTGGGGTTTCCTATCAGACGGTTTCCCGCGTGCTGAATCAAGCACCTCATGTTTCATCCCGTACTCGCAGTAAAGTAGAACAGGCGATGGCGGCACTTAACTACACGCCAAACCGCGTTGCACAGCAGTTGGCAGGAAAAACCATCACCACACTGGGGCTGGTCACTACCGATCTGTCACTGCACGCGCCTTCGCAAATTGCCGCAGCGATTAAGACCACCGCCAGTCAGCTAGGGATTAACATCGTGATGTCCATGCTGAGCAGCCCGGATGTCAACACCTGCAATAATGCCGTTAACGACCTGCTTTCTCAGCGTGTTAGCGGCGTTATCGTGAATGTTCCGCTATCCACGGATGACGTCGCCCACATTAGCCAGACCTGTGCCGACACCCCCGTCCTGTTTATGGATGCCGATCCGCATACCGACATACTCAACGTCATGTTCGATCCCGATCACGGCGCACGTTTAGCCATCACGCATCTGGTACAGCTGGGGCATCAACACATCGCCCTGTTGACCGGACCAATGACATCGATCTCCGCCCGTCTGCGTTATGAAGGCTGGCTAGCCGAGCTGGAAAAACAGCAGCTCACCCCCGCTTCAGTGCTACACGGTGACTGGAGCGCCGCATCCGGTTACCACCAGACGCTAGCCCTGTTGGGAGAATCCCTGTGCGTCTCCGCCATTGTTGTCGCGAACGATCAAATGGCGCTTGGCGTCCTGCGTGCGCTGCACGAGTATGGCCTGCGCGTACCGGAGCAGATGTCAGTGATTGGTTTTGACGATACTCAGGACAGCGCGTATTACACTCCGCCACTGACAACCATTCGCCAGGATTTCAGGCTATTAGGTAAAGAAGGCGTCACCCGTTTGCTCGCCACGCTGCGCGATCCTACCCAGAGCACATCACTACTGTTACCCACCGAACTGATCGTACGCCATAGCACCGCCGTACATTCATCAACCCATGCCTCCCTGCAAGAACTCACCAAAAACCTGTTGGACATTACGCGCCAGCTACAAAGGCTGTAACCCTTTATGTTTGTAACCCCTTACACGACTTGTAACCCTTTACACAGCAGCACCGTTTTCACCATCGATGCACAACCCTAACAAAATAAGATGATAAACAATAAGTTATTTATCACCTCTCGTTTATTTATTGCGTAGCGCTTTCCAAATTCGATGTATCGCCACTCATTTTACAAACGATCTTTGTGATCGCTTCCACTTTATTGCCACGTTCCACTTTACTCGCCCTGACGAGTCGATATGTTATGAGAAATAGAGATTGTGAGCGGATAACAATTTAACTATCCAATCACAGAAACAGACTCAAGACGTTCAGGAGCCAAGCCATCATGAGCGATACCGTTTTACCGTATCCAGTACGCCATCGCGCCACACTGCAAGAGATCCTTGCCCGACGTGATTGGGAAAATCCAGCCTGTACTCACTATCAGCGGCTCCCCGCTCACCCACCGTTCAACAGCTGGCGCAGCGTGGCTGCTGCACAGCAAGATGAGCCTTCTCAGCGGCTTCGTCGCCTGAATGGTGAATGGACATTTAGTTATTTCACCCGCCCGGAAGCCGTACCGGAAAGCTGGCTACAGCAGGATCTGCCGGATTCAAGCACCATTCCAGTACCTGCCAATTGGCAGCTACAGGGCTATGACACTCCGATTTACACCAACGTAAAATACCCGATTCCCGTCAACCCACCCTATGTGCCAGAAGACAATCCTACAGGTTGTTACTCGCTCACTTTTAAAATCAATCACGACTGGATCAGTAGCGGACAAACCCGGATTATTTTTGATGGTGTTAACTCCGCGTTTTATCTCTGGTGTAACGGCCACTGGGTGGGATATTCACAGGATAGTCGCCTGCCTGCGGAGTTTGATATCGGCCGTTATCTGAAGACCGGCGAGAATCGACTGGCGGTGATGGTGCTACGCTGGTCTGACGGCAGCTATCTGGAAGATCAGGACATGTGGCGTATGAGCGGTATTTTTCGCGACGTCACCCTTCTGCATAAACCAGCGATTCACCTCAGCGATATCCAGCTCACTACGCCGCTCAGCGCCGATTTCCGCCACGGCACGCTGGATATTCAGGTGAAGGCAACACTCTCTGAAGCTGAGGCCAAAAACCATCGCGTCCACGCACAGCTTTGGCGTGGTAATAAGCTCATCGGTGGTACGCGGCAGGCATTCGGCTGCAATATTGTCGATGAACGAGGTGCCTATCATGATAAATCTTTTCTCCGCATCGACGTGCCACAGCCCGACCTGTGGAGCGCCGAACTGCCGAATCTGTATCGCGCGGTTATCGCACTGGAAACGGCGGAAGGCGAGCTAGTCGAAGCGGAAGCCTATGATGTCGGTTTCAGAAAAGTTGAAATCCGCTGCGGCCTGCTGCTGCTGAACGGTCAACCGCTGCTAATCCGCGGGGTTAACCGTCACGAACACCATCCGCAGCACGGTCAGGTCATGGATGAAGACACAATGCGGCGCGATATTATGCTGATGAAGCAGCATAACTTTAACGCCGTACGCTGCTCACATTATCCCAACCATCCGCTGTGGTATCGGCTGTGCGATCGCTACGGTCTCTATGTTGTGGATGAAGCGAACATTGAGACGCACGGCATGCAGCCGATGAATCGTCTGTCGGACGATCCCGCTTGGCTGCCAGCCTATAGCGAACGCGTATCAAGGATGGTACAGCGCGATCGCAATCATCCCTGCATCATTATCTGGTCATTGGGGAACGAATCCGGCTACGGCGCAAACCATGATGCGCTCTATCAATGGATCAAACGCCACGATCCGACTCGCCCTGTGCATTACGAAGGCGGCGGCGCGAATAGCCGTGCGACCGACATTGTGTGCCCAATGTACGCCCGCGTTGATGAAGATCAGCCCTTCCCCAGCGTACCCAAATGGTCGATCACCAAATGGATCAGCATGCCAGACGAGCATCGGCCCCTCATCCTCTGCGAGTA
The nucleotide sequence above comes from Pectobacterium brasiliense. Encoded proteins:
- the fbpC gene encoding ferric ABC transporter ATP-binding protein; the encoded protein is MITLNTEKSFVELKHITKRFGNNTVIDDLNLAIPQGKMVTLLGPSGCGKTTVLRAVAGLEKPTEGQIFIDGEDVTERSIQQRDICMVFQSYALFPHMSLGENIGYGLKMLGRPKAEINQRVKEALALVDLAGFEDRYVDQISGGQQQRVALARALILKPKVLLFDEPLSNLDANLRRSMREKIRELQQQFNITSLYVTHDQSEAFAVSDMVLVMNKGKIMQLGAPQELYRQPASRFMASFMGDANIFPATFTADSVNIYGYLIPRPQGFAAGLSESTVGIRPEAITLSQQGDESQRCTITQVAYMGPQYEVQVDWHGQSMLLQVNATQLQPNPGDSYYLQIHPYGMFVLSEQ
- a CDS encoding LacI family DNA-binding transcriptional regulator; this translates as MKQKPITLNDVAEYAGVSYQTVSRVLNQAPHVSSRTRSKVEQAMAALNYTPNRVAQQLAGKTITTLGLVTTDLSLHAPSQIAAAIKTTASQLGINIVMSMLSSPDVNTCNNAVNDLLSQRVSGVIVNVPLSTDDVAHISQTCADTPVLFMDADPHTDILNVMFDPDHGARLAITHLVQLGHQHIALLTGPMTSISARLRYEGWLAELEKQQLTPASVLHGDWSAASGYHQTLALLGESLCVSAIVVANDQMALGVLRALHEYGLRVPEQMSVIGFDDTQDSAYYTPPLTTIRQDFRLLGKEGVTRLLATLRDPTQSTSLLLPTELIVRHSTAVHSSTHASLQELTKNLLDITRQLQRL
- the uhpC gene encoding MFS transporter family glucose-6-phosphate receptor UhpC — protein: MQAPMFPAGQLSPTQISRRYRYWRSRLLISMVIGYATFYLTRKSINFVMPVMQLELGLSKGDIGLLGTLFYLCYGASKFISGIVCDRSQVRWFMGVGLMITGVLNILFMYCQSLTGLLIVWALNGFFQGWGWPPCARLLSSWYSRNERGLWWGCWNTSINIGGAAVPLLAGYLASEWGWQAALLVPGIIGIVIGLWLCWQLCDKPQQQGLPSVGEWRRDALELRQEQQSPPMPMRQILRDAILRNRTIWLLGFSYILVYLIRIALNDWGNIWLSESHGFNLLSANATLSLFELGGLMGALFAGWGSDLLFRGQRAPMILLFALGLFLTMTALWLAPIHHYSLLAACFFSIGFFVFGPQMLIGLAATEYSHKDAAGTVTGFLALFAYLGAALAGWPLAQVLQHYGWSGFFTLLALASACIGLLLMPLLMAGVSRRERLMTSK
- a CDS encoding beta-galactosidase, yielding MSDTVLPYPVRHRATLQEILARRDWENPACTHYQRLPAHPPFNSWRSVAAAQQDEPSQRLRRLNGEWTFSYFTRPEAVPESWLQQDLPDSSTIPVPANWQLQGYDTPIYTNVKYPIPVNPPYVPEDNPTGCYSLTFKINHDWISSGQTRIIFDGVNSAFYLWCNGHWVGYSQDSRLPAEFDIGRYLKTGENRLAVMVLRWSDGSYLEDQDMWRMSGIFRDVTLLHKPAIHLSDIQLTTPLSADFRHGTLDIQVKATLSEAEAKNHRVHAQLWRGNKLIGGTRQAFGCNIVDERGAYHDKSFLRIDVPQPDLWSAELPNLYRAVIALETAEGELVEAEAYDVGFRKVEIRCGLLLLNGQPLLIRGVNRHEHHPQHGQVMDEDTMRRDIMLMKQHNFNAVRCSHYPNHPLWYRLCDRYGLYVVDEANIETHGMQPMNRLSDDPAWLPAYSERVSRMVQRDRNHPCIIIWSLGNESGYGANHDALYQWIKRHDPTRPVHYEGGGANSRATDIVCPMYARVDEDQPFPSVPKWSITKWISMPDEHRPLILCEYAHAMGNSLGGFARYWQAFRQYPRLQGGFIWDWVDQALTRRDEQGNDYLAYGGDFGDMPNDRQFCLDGLLFPDRTPHPCLYEAQRAQQHIQFTWQAESPCELRVTSEYLFRHTDNEQLNWCITLNDKTLAEGSLPLTLAPQATQTLTLLEALPTVDRAGELWLNVEVVQPKATAWSEANHRSAWDQWQLPAPLHLPESPSSEQKKPPVLQSSDAYFDIIQGEQHWRFNRQNGWLEQWWTADAPTLLTPLQDQFVRAPLDNDIGISEVDRIDPRAWAERWKSAGLYQLQTQCVAIQADQLADAVHIVTEHVFLHAGQILLRSKKRWQIDAHGVMTVDVDVDVATTLPSLARVGLSCQLADVAPQVSWIGLGPHENYPDRQLAAQHGHWNLPLDDLHTPYIFPTENGLRCNTRTLTYGKWTITGNFHFGLSRYGLTQLMTCTHHHLLEKEKGVWLNLDGFHMGIGGDDSWSPSVHRDDLLTATHYHYRIALQHHQPY
- a CDS encoding ABC transporter permease: MSHTLTLSPTPKRDPVFLWLSLIAATFLLLPAWSLDYGLLDASRDELLAAYSWSSLNISLLWFLLPVGLLVRPLLTPGREQRGRHRFDAAYALFCALFVVISATVEGRGMGYGTIALFVALSAIITLALSRLDWLGGDRFVIGSLISIIALIGVFILYPSIAIFIPMFTNDSGEFAPLAFMQILGQTHILRVIWNSFLLSVAVGIGCTFFGMVLAIYTSRIARRSAIIGRIFSILPIVTPPFVVGLGVTLMMGRSGYMTELMVDWFGLTNTNWLYGFTGIWLAQVLAFTPMSFMILEGAMKTIHPSLEEASYTLRANRYQTFQRVFLPLLKPALANSFLIVIVQSLADFSNPLVLGGNFDVLATQIYFYITGAQLDYQSASTLGVVLLVFSLGVFCVQYLWIGKRSYVTISGKSSRGDVQPLPVSLVWIVSILLYVWIAFNVLLYGSIFYGSFTVNWGVDYTLTLANFSKLFGQGFSDGAWPSLLDTLLFAGIAAPITALFGLLIAYIVVRQQFYGKKAIEFTTMLCFAVPGTVAGVSYILAFNSAPVYLTGTAVIVIMSMVMRNVPVGIRAGIAGLGQLDKSLDEASLSLRAGSMRTVFYILLPLLRPAILSALIYSFVRAITTVSAIIFLVTPDTRVATSYILNRVEDGEYGMAIAYGSILIVVMLAIIFLFDYLVGEARVSRTKAKNNA